One window of Psychrobacillus sp. FSL H8-0483 genomic DNA carries:
- a CDS encoding YdiU family protein has product MSKVNTNTGWNIENSYAGLPKLLFTTMDLNPVRSPKLVILNNSLATSLGLNTKALESERGVEELAGNHPPEDSLPLAQAYAGHQFGHFNMLGDGRALLLGEQITPQGDRVDIQLKGSGRTPYSRGGDGRAGLGPMLREYIISEAMHGFGIPTTRSLSVVTTGESIIREMEQPGAVMTRVAASHIRVGTFQFAANWGTFEDLRSLADYTLERHYPEIDDKEENRYLSLLQEVIKRQAELIAKWQLVGFIHGVMNTDNMAISGETIDYGPCAFMDTYDPKTVFSSIDTHGRYAYGNQPNIAGWNLARFAESLLPLIHEEQEQAIKLAEDAMTNYSELYQSSWLKGMRAKLGIYNEETEDISLIEDLLYMMEKYGADYTNTFRSLTLDQMEDTVLFGTPEFIDWNEIWQSRLSRQKESKDLSIELMRNSNPAVIPRNHRVEEALDAAVSQGDYSLLEQLVDVLRIPYAYTPKQNEYSTLPPESSCRYQTFCGT; this is encoded by the coding sequence ATGTCAAAAGTGAACACAAATACTGGTTGGAACATAGAAAACAGTTATGCTGGTCTTCCGAAATTGCTGTTTACTACTATGGACTTAAATCCTGTACGGTCACCGAAGTTGGTCATCCTCAATAATTCATTGGCAACATCTCTAGGTTTAAATACCAAGGCCCTTGAAAGTGAAAGAGGTGTGGAGGAGCTTGCTGGTAACCATCCACCAGAAGATAGTTTGCCTCTTGCTCAAGCTTATGCAGGTCATCAATTCGGACATTTTAATATGTTAGGGGACGGCCGAGCTCTACTGCTTGGCGAGCAAATTACTCCCCAAGGAGACCGAGTTGATATTCAGCTAAAGGGTTCAGGTAGAACGCCATACTCTCGCGGGGGAGATGGGAGAGCAGGACTTGGACCGATGCTTCGTGAATACATAATTAGCGAGGCAATGCATGGATTTGGTATCCCTACAACACGCAGCCTATCGGTGGTGACAACCGGTGAATCCATCATTCGTGAAATGGAACAACCTGGTGCAGTTATGACTCGAGTTGCTGCAAGTCATATTCGAGTAGGAACTTTTCAATTTGCTGCAAATTGGGGAACTTTCGAAGATCTTCGCTCATTAGCAGACTACACGTTAGAAAGACATTATCCGGAGATTGATGATAAAGAAGAGAACCGATACCTTTCACTTCTGCAAGAAGTAATCAAGCGTCAAGCCGAGTTGATTGCCAAATGGCAATTGGTTGGTTTTATTCATGGGGTGATGAACACGGACAATATGGCCATTAGTGGAGAAACTATTGATTATGGTCCTTGTGCATTCATGGATACATATGACCCTAAGACAGTATTCAGTTCTATTGATACTCATGGGCGCTACGCCTATGGTAATCAGCCTAATATCGCCGGTTGGAACCTCGCTCGATTTGCTGAAAGCTTGTTGCCTCTTATACATGAAGAACAAGAGCAAGCAATCAAGCTGGCCGAAGATGCGATGACAAATTATTCCGAGTTGTATCAATCTAGCTGGCTCAAAGGTATGAGAGCAAAATTGGGGATTTACAATGAAGAGACAGAAGATATTTCCCTTATTGAGGACCTTCTTTATATGATGGAGAAATATGGCGCAGACTATACGAATACATTTCGATCACTAACCTTAGATCAGATGGAGGATACGGTCCTATTTGGTACTCCAGAATTTATAGATTGGAACGAGATATGGCAATCGAGATTGAGTAGACAGAAGGAATCCAAAGACTTATCAATTGAGTTGATGCGGAATAGTAACCCTGCTGTAATTCCTCGTAATCACCGGGTAGAAGAAGCACTTGACGCAGCAGTGAGTCAAGGAGATTATAGTCTGTTGGAGCAGCTAGTTGATGTACTTAGAATTCCTTACGCATATACTCCTAAACAGAATGAATACAGCACACTCCCACCGGAATCCAGCTGTCGTTACCAAACTTTCTGTGGTACATGA
- a CDS encoding membrane lipoprotein lipid attachment site-containing protein: MKKCISFLLIIFLLSGCNTETPIENEQVPSKKRNITETISENEQFILTVRTEKEEYQVGEPLEITATLAYKGETDTITVAHSGTPILFETTNLTKNYQFGWAMNTPLYIEDFKKSEPYKTVYSFSGGSYHEGMPGESYSEEEYREVAKGNLSPGQYEIKAITKLSVGENPTQNKVELEANIIFTVVE; the protein is encoded by the coding sequence ATGAAGAAGTGTATTTCATTCTTGTTAATCATTTTTTTGTTGAGTGGTTGTAATACTGAAACACCTATCGAAAATGAGCAAGTACCTAGTAAAAAGAGAAACATCACAGAAACTATAAGCGAGAACGAACAGTTCATTTTGACCGTGCGAACAGAAAAGGAAGAATACCAAGTTGGCGAGCCATTAGAAATCACTGCAACGCTTGCTTATAAGGGAGAAACAGACACAATTACAGTGGCACATAGCGGAACGCCAATATTATTTGAAACGACAAATTTAACGAAAAACTATCAATTCGGTTGGGCTATGAATACACCTTTGTATATCGAGGATTTTAAGAAAAGCGAGCCTTATAAAACTGTTTATTCTTTTTCTGGTGGAAGCTATCATGAAGGGATGCCCGGTGAGTCTTATAGTGAGGAGGAATATAGGGAAGTTGCAAAAGGGAATCTTTCCCCGGGGCAATATGAAATTAAAGCGATTACGAAATTATCAGTAGGAGAAAATCCAACACAAAATAAAGTGGAATTAGAAGCTAACATTATTTTTACAGTCGTTGAATAA